The following are from one region of the Streptomyces tuirus genome:
- a CDS encoding tetratricopeptide repeat protein, translating to MENQQEGPVRRERSLRRRRVLIASVAGCAVLGGVLVLLPRERSAGPATPSPGALAMEAVGSGVPAALPGLTELIEERREAVRTHPRDAASWAVLGAAYVERGRRLSDPAHYPRAEKALRTSLSVRPERNTPALAGLAALANARRDFPAARRWGEAALKLEPRRWTTYPLLIDAYTGLGEYKAAKRTLDRLTGLRSGPAVLARAAAVYRDRGWREDAAASLADAAAGARDPAERAAYLERAGQLAFERGDLDVALRHFREAVRLDPDQWAARAGQGRTLAGLGRTAEALNAYRAALDGQPCPQYALELGELYESLGQREAARVRYGLLRERVRRAAAAGADEELVLGRFEADHGDPKAAVRRLRAQWERQPGTGVADALGWALYRAGEPEEALRFALRATSPEPGGGALDAASMYHRGMIERSLKHYGAARRHLTAALRINPHFSPLHTPAARAALEALGEPPDEGVPEMAGGPG from the coding sequence ATGGAGAACCAGCAGGAAGGTCCGGTGCGGCGGGAGAGAAGCCTGCGACGCCGCCGGGTGCTGATCGCCTCCGTCGCCGGGTGTGCCGTGCTGGGCGGGGTGCTGGTGCTGCTGCCGCGGGAGCGGTCCGCCGGGCCCGCGACGCCGTCACCGGGGGCCCTGGCCATGGAGGCGGTCGGCAGCGGGGTGCCGGCCGCGCTGCCCGGCCTGACGGAGCTGATCGAGGAGCGGCGGGAGGCGGTGCGGACGCACCCGCGGGACGCGGCGTCCTGGGCGGTGCTCGGGGCCGCCTATGTGGAGCGGGGGCGGCGCCTGTCGGACCCGGCGCACTACCCGCGGGCGGAGAAGGCGCTGCGGACGTCGCTGTCGGTGCGGCCGGAGCGCAACACGCCTGCCCTGGCGGGGCTTGCCGCGCTGGCGAACGCCCGCCGGGACTTCCCCGCGGCGCGCCGGTGGGGTGAGGCGGCGCTGAAGCTGGAGCCGCGGCGGTGGACGACGTATCCGCTGCTCATCGACGCCTACACCGGGCTCGGCGAGTACAAGGCGGCCAAGCGGACGCTGGACCGGCTGACCGGGCTGCGCTCCGGGCCCGCCGTGCTGGCGCGGGCCGCGGCCGTGTACCGGGACCGGGGCTGGCGGGAGGACGCGGCGGCCTCGCTGGCGGACGCGGCGGCGGGTGCGCGGGATCCCGCGGAGCGGGCCGCCTATCTGGAGCGGGCCGGGCAGCTGGCCTTCGAACGCGGGGACCTCGACGTCGCGCTGCGGCACTTCCGGGAGGCGGTCCGCCTCGACCCCGACCAGTGGGCCGCGCGGGCCGGGCAGGGCCGGACGCTGGCGGGCCTCGGCCGCACGGCGGAGGCGCTGAACGCCTACCGCGCGGCCCTCGACGGGCAGCCGTGCCCGCAGTACGCGCTGGAGCTGGGCGAGTTGTACGAGTCGCTGGGCCAGCGGGAAGCGGCCCGGGTGCGGTACGGCCTGCTGCGGGAGCGGGTGCGGCGCGCTGCCGCGGCCGGGGCCGACGAGGAGCTGGTGCTGGGCCGTTTCGAGGCCGACCACGGCGATCCGAAGGCGGCGGTGCGGCGGTTGCGCGCGCAGTGGGAACGCCAGCCGGGCACGGGGGTCGCCGACGCGCTGGGCTGGGCCCTGTACCGGGCCGGGGAGCCGGAGGAGGCCCTGCGCTTCGCGCTGAGGGCGACGTCCCCCGAGCCCGGGGGCGGGGCGCTCGACGCGGCGTCCATGTACCACCGGGGCATGATCGAGCGATCCCTGAAGCACTACGGCGCGGCCCGCCGCCACCTGACGGCGGCCCTGCGCATCAACCCCCACTTCTCCCCCCTGCACACACCCGCGGCCCGGGCGGCACTCGAGGCACTGGGAGAGCCACCGGACGAAGGCGTGCCCGAAATGGCCGGCGGGCCGGGGTAG